A single region of the Mycoplasma mycoides subsp. mycoides SC str. PG1 genome encodes:
- a CDS encoding glycine cleavage system protein H has product MKKVIKFLVIEKIDDRNEYYLRMTSEMQDDIGTVSYLQFKNIDKKHLKEDDIFLALEASKAILNLKMPLDATVVKWNQKALDNPKLISSHDENENWIMVLSDIDETKFMSLEDF; this is encoded by the coding sequence ATGAAAAAAGTTATTAAATTTCTAGTTATTGAAAAAATAGATGATAGAAATGAATATTATTTAAGAATGACTTCAGAAATGCAAGATGACATTGGTACAGTTTCTTATTTACAATTTAAAAACATAGATAAAAAACACTTAAAAGAAGATGATATCTTTTTAGCTTTAGAAGCTTCAAAAGCTATTTTAAATTTAAAAATGCCACTTGATGCAACTGTAGTTAAATGAAATCAAAAAGCTTTAGATAATCCTAAATTAATTAGTTCTCACGACGAAAATGAAAACTGAATTATGGTTTTAAGTGATATTGATGAAACTAAATTTATGAGTTTAGAAGATTTTTAA
- a CDS encoding alpha/beta fold hydrolase, with translation MNLIYDYNYVFKNNNNDNESIIFVHGYNSSPKTFEIFEKYWARSNYYALQFPGSNLVKAVKDHKVSVEGFAKLLIDFIEQNQIKNVVAIGHSMGGGVISIAYKMRPDLFKKLIFITPMNKPQRALYERYKIDYFPKTFDEYITNTLSSLYYDPSILTSNEEWMKKAKQNFNPRMYDNDLIIKLGTPKAKTFQLIEKGLDSINIPTLLILGEKDGVILRDECLKYFDQHVKGVESHWIKKTGHMVFEENFNEFIKIVENFLKIG, from the coding sequence ATGAATCTAATTTATGATTATAATTACGTATTTAAAAACAATAATAATGATAATGAAAGTATTATTTTTGTTCATGGGTATAATTCTTCACCAAAAACTTTTGAAATATTTGAAAAATATTGAGCAAGATCAAATTATTATGCACTACAATTTCCAGGATCAAATCTAGTAAAAGCAGTTAAAGATCATAAAGTAAGTGTTGAAGGTTTTGCTAAATTATTAATTGATTTTATAGAACAAAATCAAATTAAAAATGTGGTTGCTATTGGACATTCTATGGGTGGAGGAGTTATTAGTATTGCTTATAAAATGCGTCCTGATTTATTTAAAAAATTAATTTTTATAACTCCAATGAATAAACCTCAACGTGCGCTATATGAAAGATATAAAATTGATTATTTTCCAAAAACATTTGATGAATATATAACAAATACTCTTTCATCTTTATATTATGATCCATCAATTTTAACTTCAAATGAAGAATGAATGAAAAAAGCAAAGCAAAATTTTAATCCTAGAATGTATGATAATGATTTAATCATTAAATTAGGTACACCTAAAGCTAAAACTTTTCAACTAATTGAAAAAGGGTTAGATTCAATTAATATTCCAACACTATTAATTCTTGGTGAAAAAGATGGTGTGATTTTAAGAGATGAATGTTTAAAATATTTTGATCAACATGTTAAAGGTGTTGAGTCACATTGAATTAAGAAAACAGGTCATATGGTATTTGAAGAAAACTTTAATGAATTTATTAAAATAGTAGAAAACTTTTTAAAAATAGGTTAG
- a CDS encoding alpha/beta fold hydrolase: protein MKKIIYYYDYIFKDNNNDTENVIFCHGFNASLNVFNIFKNYWTKSNYYALQFPGNNKVEPIKNHEISVLQFAKLVVEFVKNNNLKNVTLIGHSMGGGTILLAYQLAPELFKKLVYVCPMNKASEDVNNNFLHDYFPKTFEEFTTDFLGSLYYDPSFLTKDPKWMRLAKWHFSGNDYNTKELTDLGKTLVSKELHEQIYQAIKTIKIPTLLILGEKDGVVNREACLKYYQDEVKNVITTWIPKTGHMVFEEDWDSFIKILEPFLLNK from the coding sequence ATGAAAAAAATAATTTATTATTATGACTATATATTTAAAGATAATAATAATGATACAGAAAATGTTATCTTTTGTCATGGTTTTAATGCTTCACTAAATGTTTTTAATATTTTTAAAAATTATTGAACTAAATCAAATTATTATGCACTACAATTTCCAGGTAATAATAAAGTAGAACCAATTAAAAATCACGAAATTTCAGTATTACAATTCGCAAAACTAGTAGTTGAATTTGTTAAAAATAATAATTTAAAAAATGTTACTTTAATTGGTCATTCTATGGGTGGTGGAACTATTTTACTAGCTTATCAATTAGCTCCTGAATTATTTAAAAAATTAGTTTATGTTTGTCCTATGAATAAAGCTAGTGAAGATGTTAATAATAATTTTTTACATGATTATTTTCCAAAAACATTTGAAGAATTTACAACTGATTTTTTAGGTTCACTATATTATGATCCTTCATTTTTAACTAAAGATCCTAAATGAATGCGATTAGCTAAATGACATTTTTCAGGTAATGATTATAATACTAAAGAATTAACTGATTTAGGAAAAACTTTAGTTTCAAAAGAACTACATGAACAAATTTATCAAGCAATTAAAACTATTAAAATACCCACTTTATTAATTCTTGGTGAAAAAGATGGCGTTGTAAATAGAGAAGCTTGTTTAAAATACTATCAAGATGAAGTTAAAAATGTAATTACTACTTGAATTCCAAAAACTGGTCATATGGTATTTGAAGAAGATTGAGATTCATTTATAAAAATATTAGAACCATTTTTATTAAATAAATAA
- a CDS encoding L-lactate dehydrogenase yields MKKTANKVVLIGAGSVGTSFLYAAINQGIAEHYVLIDAFPQPAEGNALDLSDTLAVIPHSFTSIKAGSYEDCKDADVVVITAGRPQKPGETRLEMVAGNAEIMKNIATEVKKSGFDGITVIASNPVDVITHVYQKVTGFDPHKVIGSGTTLDSARLRRLVGQKLNVKPESVQAYVAGEHGDSSVAIWSQANIMGRPILDYVKCGCLTLEDLDQIQKDTVDMAYKIINLKRATFYGIGACLTKIVNAVLRDEKSTLMVGAQLNGEYKNKDLYTGVPAIIGSNGWERIIEWDLTKEEQEKFDKSCETLHKTIDSVKHLFE; encoded by the coding sequence ATGAAGAAAACCGCAAACAAAGTTGTTCTTATTGGAGCAGGAAGTGTTGGAACATCATTTTTATATGCAGCAATTAATCAAGGGATTGCAGAACACTACGTATTAATTGATGCATTCCCACAACCAGCTGAAGGAAATGCTTTAGATCTTTCAGATACACTAGCAGTTATTCCTCACTCATTTACTTCAATTAAAGCAGGAAGTTATGAAGATTGTAAAGATGCTGATGTTGTTGTAATTACAGCAGGAAGACCACAAAAACCAGGAGAAACTAGATTAGAAATGGTTGCTGGAAATGCTGAAATTATGAAAAATATTGCAACAGAAGTTAAAAAATCAGGATTTGATGGAATTACTGTAATTGCTTCTAACCCAGTTGATGTTATAACTCATGTATATCAAAAAGTAACAGGTTTTGATCCACATAAAGTTATTGGATCTGGAACTACTTTAGATTCAGCAAGACTAAGAAGATTAGTTGGTCAAAAATTAAATGTAAAACCAGAATCAGTTCAAGCTTATGTTGCTGGAGAACATGGTGATTCTTCAGTTGCAATTTGATCTCAAGCAAATATCATGGGAAGACCTATTTTAGATTATGTAAAATGTGGTTGTTTAACTTTAGAAGATTTAGATCAAATTCAAAAAGATACTGTTGATATGGCTTATAAAATTATTAATTTAAAAAGAGCAACATTCTATGGAATTGGAGCTTGTTTAACTAAAATAGTTAATGCAGTTTTAAGAGATGAAAAATCAACATTAATGGTTGGAGCACAATTAAATGGTGAATACAAAAACAAAGACCTATACACAGGAGTTCCAGCTATTATTGGATCAAATGGTTGAGAAAGAATTATTGAATGAGATTTAACTAAAGAAGAACAAGAAAAATTTGATAAATCTTGTGAAACTTTACATAAAACAATCGATTCAGTTAAACATTTATTTGAATAA
- the nagA gene encoding N-acetylglucosamine-6-phosphate deacetylase has protein sequence MILKNAKIVLENKIINNGYLIIKDKKILEIGSDYKKKNGIDLNNQWLLPGFIDCHVHGGYGVDFETGNKNRFKYFADNIIKEGVTRYIQTSVTNSVKKNNQIYKEFGEFIKLNNGKAKCLGAHLEGPFISKFNKGAHQENLLLNPDINLTKKWNKLSNNSLKIVTYASELDDGTYTQFLINNQIIPSIGHSNLKANQFEQPYLLGVRHITHLFNGMSGVDQHNPGLVVASFNHKDVLCEIISDGIHLDKEILKMIYNFKTADNLCIITDSMNAKGLDDGEYKLGNLEVYKKGIEIRLKNNNALAGAGSTYDHNVRVIKQVCDVKMTDLIKMTSINIAKQLNIFDNTGSIEVNKLADLVVLDDNLYVNKVLVEGKIVFKNTKNKKL, from the coding sequence ATGATATTAAAAAATGCCAAAATTGTTTTAGAAAATAAAATTATTAATAATGGTTATTTGATTATTAAAGATAAAAAAATACTTGAAATTGGATCTGATTATAAAAAAAAGAATGGAATTGATTTAAATAATCAGTGATTATTACCAGGATTTATTGATTGTCATGTTCATGGTGGATATGGAGTTGATTTTGAAACTGGAAATAAAAATAGATTTAAATATTTTGCAGATAACATAATAAAAGAAGGAGTTACTAGATACATTCAAACAAGTGTAACTAATAGTGTTAAAAAAAACAACCAAATTTATAAAGAATTTGGAGAGTTTATAAAATTAAATAATGGTAAAGCTAAGTGTTTAGGAGCTCATTTAGAAGGACCTTTTATTTCTAAATTTAACAAAGGTGCTCATCAAGAAAACTTGTTATTAAATCCAGATATTAATTTAACTAAAAAATGAAATAAATTATCTAATAATAGTTTAAAAATAGTTACTTATGCTAGTGAATTAGATGATGGAACTTATACTCAATTTTTAATTAATAATCAAATTATTCCAAGTATTGGTCATTCTAATTTAAAAGCAAATCAATTTGAACAACCTTATTTATTAGGTGTTAGACATATTACTCATTTATTTAATGGAATGAGTGGAGTTGATCAACATAATCCTGGTTTAGTTGTTGCTAGTTTTAATCATAAAGATGTTTTATGTGAAATTATAAGTGATGGAATCCATTTAGATAAAGAAATTTTAAAAATGATTTACAATTTTAAAACAGCAGATAATTTATGTATTATCACTGATTCTATGAATGCTAAAGGTTTAGATGATGGTGAATATAAATTAGGTAATTTAGAAGTTTATAAAAAAGGTATAGAAATTAGATTAAAAAATAATAATGCTTTAGCTGGAGCTGGTTCAACTTATGATCATAATGTTAGAGTTATAAAACAAGTTTGTGATGTTAAAATGACCGATTTAATTAAAATGACTTCTATTAATATAGCAAAACAATTAAATATTTTTGACAATACTGGAAGTATAGAAGTAAATAAGTTAGCTGATTTAGTAGTTTTAGATGATAATTTATATGTAAATAAAGTACTAGTTGAAGGAAAAATTGTTTTTAAAAATACTAAAAATAAAAAATTATAA
- a CDS encoding MFS transporter, whose amino-acid sequence MENKINHKTYKTLKYLLTISSVILAICLLLVFVQFTKAKPLFISLTPFISLLVILLILSFTCLLVYIIYRVKILKTSNYKYIKKEIIYLYTSFSLYIFSFILTVIYLIIALLIKNSESIRIMFYVVISIFFICIILSSVFETLSRLKEQILLYKQEYQSQQELKLNKEIDKKEQINKEVINNNNNQSKNPFIED is encoded by the coding sequence ATGGAAAATAAAATAAATCATAAAACTTATAAAACATTAAAATATTTACTAACAATTAGTAGTGTTATTTTAGCAATTTGTTTGTTATTAGTTTTTGTTCAATTTACAAAAGCTAAACCTCTTTTTATTAGCTTAACTCCTTTTATTAGTTTATTAGTGATTTTATTAATACTAAGTTTTACTTGTTTACTAGTTTATATAATTTATCGAGTGAAAATCTTAAAAACTAGTAATTATAAATATATAAAAAAAGAAATTATTTATCTATATACTAGTTTTAGTTTATATATATTTAGTTTTATATTAACTGTAATTTATTTAATAATTGCTTTATTAATTAAAAATAGTGAATCTATTAGAATAATGTTTTATGTAGTTATAAGTATCTTTTTTATATGTATTATACTAAGTAGTGTTTTTGAAACTTTATCAAGATTAAAAGAACAAATTTTATTATATAAACAAGAATATCAATCTCAACAAGAATTAAAACTAAATAAAGAAATTGATAAAAAAGAACAAATTAATAAGGAAGTAATTAATAACAACAATAATCAATCTAAAAATCCTTTTATAGAAGATTAA